GGTAGCCGTGTCGCGGATTCCATCGGCGTCGAAGAGTACCAAATCGGCCCAATAGCCATCGCGGATATAACCCCGATTGCGCAAGCCCAAAGTTTTAGCCGGGAGACTCGTCATTTTTCGGACTGCTTCGCCCAAAGAGAACAGTCCCAGCTCGCGACTATATGGGCCGAGTACCCGGGGAAACGTCCCCCAAAGACGCGGGTGGGGCAGAGGATCATTTGGCAATCCATCAGAGCCGATCATTGTCCCGGGATGCCGCAGGATCGCGCGCATGTCGTCTTCGGAGATGGAGTGGTAGATCGCACCCGCTGGTTGAAGCCTCCGCGCCGCTTCAAGTTGGGTTACTCCCCAGCTCTTGGCAATCTCAGCGAGACTTCGTCCCGTGATCTCGGGATGCGGCTTCGACCAGGTGATGGTGATGGTCACACGCTCGTCCACTTGTCTGAGATCGAGCGTGCTCGAGCTGGCGGCGTAGGGGTAGCAGTCGCAGCCGACTGACTGGTGCTTTCGCATTGATTCGAGCGACTGCAACACTTCGCCGCTGCGTCCCCAGTTGTCGATGCCTGCGCACTTCAGGTGAGAAACGATCACAGGAACACCGGCGGTGCGCCCAATCTGGAAAGCTTCGTCCATCGCGGGGAGCACCTGGTCAGTTTCGCTGCGCAGGTGCGTTGTATAGAGCGCTCTCGTACCCGACAAAACCTCGGCCAGACTCTGCACTTCCTCAACAGAAGCGGAGTTCGCAGACTGATATCCCAATCCTGTGCTCAAGCCAATCGCACCGTGATCGAGAGCCTCACTTAGTTGCTCCTGCATGGCTGCGATTTCGCTCGCCGTGGCCGCTCGGTCCAGCCGATCCATGTGGTTGTTCCGCAGCGCTGTGTGGCCGACGAGCGCCGCGACGTTTACCGTCGGATTGGCCGCCGTAATCGCTGATGCATACTGAGCGAACGTGGGATAGCGAAACGCGTCTTCCTCCCCGAGCAAATTCATGGGATCAGGGAATCCGCGAGATAATCGCACCGGCGCAGCGCTGATGCCACAGTTCCCAACGATTACGGTGGTGACGCCCTGCGAGAGCTTGGGAAGCATCTCGGGCGCGCGAATTACGTAGAGATCGTCGTGGGTGTGGACATCGATAAAGCCGGGGGCCAGCACGTGGCCAGTACCGTCCAGTGTGTCTGCGGCGGAATAACCGTTAAGATCGCCAACGCCCTGTATGCGTCCATCCGCGATCGCGACTGCGCCGGCTTGCGGTTCATTGCCGCTTCCGTCCAAGATTTGTACATTGCGGATCAGCGTGTCACAGGCGGGCAAGTCATCTCCAGAAGACTTAAGCAGTCGAATTAATTACCATCACTCAGCGTGATGAAGCATGGCAGACGCTCAGTCTGGCAAACCGTAGGGGGTGAAAGCGAATGAATCATACAAAGGATCGCGTGCAATATCCATCGGCAGCAGAAGAGTTGAACCTGATTCACCCATTGAATAAGGGCCTTAGCGCGATTAGTGGGCCGTTGTCCTCGGCCGACATTCCCAAACTTGGATGGAACTTGCTGCGCGAAGACCTGAGTCTGCCCACAGCCGTCCTGTACGAAGAGAAGCTGCAACATAACTTGAAGTGGATGCAGTCGGTGGCGAGTGCCTATTGCGCGAAGCTGGCGCCGCACGGGAAAACGACCATGGCTCCGAAGCTGTTTGCGCGGCAAATACAAGCTGGGGCCTGGGGCATCACGCTGGCCACAGCTCACCAGACACTTGTAGCTTACTCGCACGGTGTGCGCCGCGTGCTCATGGCCAATGAGCTTGTGGGCAAACAGAATCTCGAGATCGTTAGCCGTCTGCTGGAAGACGATGAGTTCGAATACTTCTGTCTCGTCGATTCCGCGGCACAAGTTGAAATGCTAGGAAGTTTTTTCAAGGCGCATGGCCAGCGGTTGAATGTTCTGCTCGAAGTAGGGGCCGAGGATGGGCGAACTGGAGTTCGCGATCAGGAGCAGGTTCAGGCGACGACTGCTGCTCTCGTCAGATGGAAGAGCCAGCTTCGGCTGTGTGGCGTGGAAGTCTACGAAGGTGTTTTGAGCGACGAGGCTGCGATCCGGCGATTGCTCGAAAAAACAGTCGAGATTGCCCGTCAGCTTTCAAGCGAGAATCGCTTCGATCGTCGTCCCGTGATCCTCACCGGGGCAGGTTCGGCATGGTATGACGTGGTCGCAGACATATTCGCCAAAGCGGACATCGGACAGGAGAAGGAACTCATACTCCGACCGGGATGTTACCTGACGCACGATGTCGGGGCATACCGAGCGGCTCAGCAGCGGATTCTCAAGAGCAGTACCGTGGCCCGAAATATGGGATCGAATCTGGAACCAGCACTGCAGATATGGGGCTACGTGCAATCGGTTCCAGAAGCGGAAAAAGCCATCATCAATTTCGGGCGACGCGATGTCGCCTTCGATGCCGGTCTGCCAGTTCCCGTTCTCCATTTTCGTCCAGGCTCAGCCGAACCAGTCGCCCCTCCCGAAAGCTGGAAGTTGACTCGCATCATGGATCAGCATTCCTTTCTGCACTTCGCCGCCGGAGATGACGTTCGCCTTGGCGACATGATTGCTTTCGACATCTCGCATCCTTGCACGACATTCGATAAGTGGCGGTACCTGCCGGTGTTGGATTCGGAATATCGAGTGATCGATATTGTGCAGACGTTCTTTTGAGGAATACATTCGTAGGATCAGCACCCCGTATGAGACTGTCATCCCTCGCGCCGCAGCGAGGGATTGTTGGCAATCGAAGCCTAGTTTTCGCGGCGCGGGGGATCTGCTGTTGTTTTACTTGTACGTAGGAAGAAACAGCAGATCCCCCGCTCCGCAGTCCGATTCTTGGTAACGCATGCAGACTCATTGCGGAGCGAGGGATGACACTAAAGAGGGGCTGAAGTTAATAAGAGGAATGACCAGAATAATAGGATTGCTTGTCCTGGCGTTTCCCATATTGGCGATGAGTGCGACACGAGACACCCAGAAAGGCGATTACCTGCTGTTCGTCGGCACGTATACCGCAAAAGACAGCAAGGGAATCTACGCGTACCGTCTTGAGTCTTCCTCCAAAAAGATGACGCCTCTCGGGCTAGTTGCAGAGACTCCCAACCCATCGTTCCTGGCCACCGATCCAACCGGACGATTCCTCTATGCAGTCAACGAGGTGGAAAAATACAAGGGAGAAGCCAGCGGCTCGGTCAGCGCTTTTGCGATTGATCGGACGAGCGGCAAGTTGTCACGGTTGAACGAGCTTTCATCGCGAGGCACCGATCCCTGCTATCTCTCACTTGATCAATCGGGAAAGCACCTCCTGGTGGCGAACTACGGCAGCGGCAGCGTTGCCGCGTTCCCAATTCGCAAAGATGGAAGCCTGGGGGATTCCTCTGGGTTTGTCCAACACGCTGGCTCGGGCCCAGATCGGGAAAGACAAGAAGGACCTCACGCGCACTGGATTGG
The DNA window shown above is from Terriglobales bacterium and carries:
- a CDS encoding D-aminoacylase encodes the protein MPACDTLIRNVQILDGSGNEPQAGAVAIADGRIQGVGDLNGYSAADTLDGTGHVLAPGFIDVHTHDDLYVIRAPEMLPKLSQGVTTVIVGNCGISAAPVRLSRGFPDPMNLLGEEDAFRYPTFAQYASAITAANPTVNVAALVGHTALRNNHMDRLDRAATASEIAAMQEQLSEALDHGAIGLSTGLGYQSANSASVEEVQSLAEVLSGTRALYTTHLRSETDQVLPAMDEAFQIGRTAGVPVIVSHLKCAGIDNWGRSGEVLQSLESMRKHQSVGCDCYPYAASSSTLDLRQVDERVTITITWSKPHPEITGRSLAEIAKSWGVTQLEAARRLQPAGAIYHSISEDDMRAILRHPGTMIGSDGLPNDPLPHPRLWGTFPRVLGPYSRELGLFSLGEAVRKMTSLPAKTLGLRNRGYIRDGYWADLVLFDADGIRDTATFTDPVRPSVGIEAVWVNGVLSYREGSCTGQRGGQFLSRERK
- a CDS encoding amino acid deaminase — encoded protein: MNHTKDRVQYPSAAEELNLIHPLNKGLSAISGPLSSADIPKLGWNLLREDLSLPTAVLYEEKLQHNLKWMQSVASAYCAKLAPHGKTTMAPKLFARQIQAGAWGITLATAHQTLVAYSHGVRRVLMANELVGKQNLEIVSRLLEDDEFEYFCLVDSAAQVEMLGSFFKAHGQRLNVLLEVGAEDGRTGVRDQEQVQATTAALVRWKSQLRLCGVEVYEGVLSDEAAIRRLLEKTVEIARQLSSENRFDRRPVILTGAGSAWYDVVADIFAKADIGQEKELILRPGCYLTHDVGAYRAAQQRILKSSTVARNMGSNLEPALQIWGYVQSVPEAEKAIINFGRRDVAFDAGLPVPVLHFRPGSAEPVAPPESWKLTRIMDQHSFLHFAAGDDVRLGDMIAFDISHPCTTFDKWRYLPVLDSEYRVIDIVQTFF